In Clostridium sp. DL-VIII, the following proteins share a genomic window:
- a CDS encoding helix-turn-helix domain-containing GNAT family N-acetyltransferase yields the protein MISMDMISEAMGFNRFYSNILNLLNGQIMAEGYSLTEARVLFEIGKTDRCTANVLVNQLDIDRSFMSRMIARFEKKGLIDKTQSAADSRINYIKLTEKGRNDFNKLNDIQSEQISNLFNKMDEKNQKLVFDAMMMIKNKLSDVTDVINIRPFTSSDIEYVISRHKTLYYAERHLSNVFFDYVDNIVYQFANNFNLKTDCLNILECNGNPAGSIAIAKVDDETAQLRFFMLEPEMRGRGYGNKLMDIALDFCREKKYKHVFLLTISAQIIARHIYECRGFQKTASYDKSEWGEGVVEERWDLDL from the coding sequence ATGATTTCAATGGATATGATTTCTGAGGCTATGGGATTCAATAGATTTTACTCAAACATTTTAAATCTCTTGAACGGGCAGATTATGGCTGAAGGATATTCCTTAACAGAAGCAAGGGTACTGTTTGAGATTGGCAAAACAGATAGATGTACTGCTAATGTATTAGTAAATCAGCTTGACATTGATAGGAGTTTTATGAGCCGCATGATTGCAAGATTTGAAAAAAAGGGACTTATAGATAAGACGCAATCAGCTGCAGATAGCCGTATTAACTATATTAAGCTTACTGAAAAGGGCCGAAATGATTTTAATAAATTAAATGATATACAGAGTGAGCAAATCAGTAACTTATTTAATAAAATGGATGAAAAAAATCAAAAACTTGTTTTTGATGCAATGATGATGATTAAGAATAAATTATCGGATGTTACAGATGTTATCAATATCCGGCCATTCACTTCAAGCGATATAGAGTATGTAATTTCACGCCATAAGACTCTATATTATGCTGAACGGCATTTATCAAATGTCTTTTTTGATTATGTTGATAATATTGTTTACCAGTTTGCAAATAATTTTAATTTAAAAACTGATTGTTTAAACATTTTAGAATGCAATGGAAATCCTGCTGGAAGTATTGCAATAGCAAAGGTGGATGATGAAACTGCACAATTACGCTTTTTTATGCTTGAACCAGAAATGCGAGGCAGAGGATATGGAAATAAACTTATGGATATAGCACTTGATTTCTGCAGAGAGAAGAAGTATAAACATGTTTTTCTGTTAACAATCAGTGCGCAGATAATAGCAAGGCATATTTATGAATGTCGCGGATTCCAAAAAACTGCAAGTTATGATAAATCGGAATGGGGAGAAGGCGTTGTGGAAGAACGTTGGGATTTAGATTTATAA
- a CDS encoding VOC family protein, with protein MKNYDNFFMGVSNLAEARKYYESTLGLKLKFDFSKKGMIAFNIGDEEPAIILKDERLFPDIKPTIWFEVENVEDEYSKLKENGVKFLSEPFEIMTGMAVEFEDPFGNRLGITDYTKRK; from the coding sequence ATGAAGAACTATGATAACTTTTTTATGGGAGTGAGCAATTTAGCAGAGGCTAGAAAGTATTATGAAAGCACCTTAGGATTAAAATTAAAATTTGATTTTTCTAAAAAAGGAATGATTGCTTTTAATATTGGAGACGAAGAGCCGGCAATTATTTTAAAAGATGAAAGACTATTCCCAGATATTAAGCCAACAATCTGGTTTGAAGTTGAAAATGTTGAAGATGAGTATAGTAAATTAAAAGAAAATGGTGTTAAATTTTTGTCTGAACCTTTTGAAATAATGACAGGAATGGCTGTAGAATTTGAAGATCCATTTGGAAATAGACTAGGTATTACAGACTATACAAAGAGAAAATAA
- a CDS encoding DUF692 family multinuclear iron-containing protein — MYIGCNWSKALEILIERDAVNVDYIKAGAYGTFNEQFAKMRSLRPILLHGLGNFECTGMNNIEIVDFDLANKLIKDCSSPHYGLHLTLKNSDMYQGMTEENIYEKMCENIQIFKNNMSVPLLLENIPDTPEDRGVYDHYPYFRPEQINRLLVDNNVSFLLDISHAKITAQYHGLDVYDYISKLPLDRIVEIHVNGSGFDKDGFPADTHESMKEEDYRLLEWVLNQSNPDIVSLEYVGTKTEDEETIICLLQKQLKRLQNICSQSR, encoded by the coding sequence ATGTATATTGGGTGCAACTGGTCGAAAGCATTGGAAATTCTTATTGAAAGAGATGCGGTTAACGTAGATTATATTAAAGCTGGTGCTTATGGAACATTTAATGAACAGTTTGCTAAAATGCGATCATTACGTCCAATACTACTTCATGGCTTAGGAAACTTTGAATGTACTGGAATGAATAATATAGAAATAGTAGATTTTGATTTAGCAAATAAATTAATTAAAGATTGTAGTTCTCCTCATTATGGATTACACCTTACACTTAAAAACTCTGATATGTATCAAGGAATGACAGAAGAAAATATATATGAGAAAATGTGTGAAAACATTCAGATATTTAAAAATAACATGTCAGTTCCGCTACTACTTGAAAACATTCCAGATACACCAGAAGATAGGGGAGTATATGATCATTATCCCTATTTTAGGCCAGAACAAATTAACAGATTGCTTGTAGATAATAATGTATCATTTTTACTTGATATATCACATGCAAAGATTACTGCACAGTATCATGGATTGGATGTTTATGATTATATTTCTAAGCTACCTCTTGATCGAATTGTAGAAATTCACGTAAATGGCTCTGGTTTTGATAAAGATGGTTTTCCAGCAGATACACATGAATCTATGAAGGAAGAAGATTATAGATTGTTAGAATGGGTACTTAATCAGTCTAATCCAGATATTGTTTCGCTAGAGTATGTTGGAACAAAAACTGAAGATGAGGAGACTATTATTTGCTTGTTGCAAAAGCAGTTAAAGAGACTACAAAACATATGCAGTCAAAGTAGATAG
- a CDS encoding DUF4085 family protein, producing the protein MRYFTSEIYEKTQIRGRFPLRTDNKEKWMRQLDEFYNGGHKNDIVLDALLFKYIPEVKEDILQGKEFTDKEVSQKLYERIKEMANEWKNLCSLYKTEYENIKQKLPLSLQELRNYYFHDNTLLSLKKESNDMLIIELECYILIFKNVIQLETVDDIVGDIWIDEEVHLSDTGGFEFQVLFLSSQGLLTLHEFSVIADDIIIESKRY; encoded by the coding sequence ATGAGGTACTTTACAAGTGAGATATATGAAAAAACGCAAATAAGAGGGAGGTTCCCTTTAAGGACTGATAATAAAGAAAAATGGATGCGTCAGTTGGATGAGTTCTATAACGGCGGCCATAAGAATGATATAGTGCTTGACGCATTGTTGTTTAAGTATATTCCAGAAGTAAAAGAGGATATTCTTCAAGGAAAAGAATTTACTGATAAAGAAGTGTCACAAAAACTTTATGAAAGAATTAAAGAAATGGCAAATGAGTGGAAAAATCTATGTAGTCTATATAAGACTGAATATGAAAATATAAAACAGAAATTGCCATTAAGTCTGCAAGAATTAAGAAATTATTATTTTCATGATAATACTTTATTATCATTGAAAAAAGAAAGTAATGATATGTTAATTATAGAACTAGAATGCTATATATTAATATTTAAAAATGTTATTCAACTTGAAACGGTAGATGATATTGTAGGAGATATATGGATTGATGAAGAAGTACATTTGTCTGATACTGGAGGATTTGAATTTCAAGTTCTATTTCTCTCTTCTCAAGGCTTATTAACTTTACATGAATTTAGTGTTATTGCAGATGATATTATTATTGAAAGTAAGAGATATTAA
- a CDS encoding alpha/beta hydrolase, with product MNETNIQFKSYWGETLSNKCIKQNSDVLAVILPGEGYTNDKPLMYYSSKISLELGLDVLYVDYGFQILHKNFDINEELDILVRESEQVLIKCLSENYKKIIFIGKSLGTIIQNRLSKELRDYEQVHVYLTPVNETVKYMVNYPCLVVTGKDDGKINSLNMNALESRKNIKLVQIDEGNHSLECLDVLKSIEMLNTIMRTLKNFLLHISKSKI from the coding sequence ATGAATGAAACAAATATTCAATTTAAATCCTACTGGGGAGAAACTCTATCAAATAAATGTATTAAGCAGAATAGTGATGTTTTGGCTGTCATTCTTCCAGGAGAAGGATATACAAATGATAAACCACTTATGTATTATTCAAGTAAAATATCATTAGAACTTGGATTAGATGTTCTTTATGTAGATTATGGATTTCAAATTCTACATAAAAATTTTGACATTAATGAAGAACTTGATATTTTAGTTAGAGAATCAGAACAAGTTTTAATAAAATGTTTGAGTGAAAATTATAAAAAAATAATTTTTATTGGTAAAAGTTTAGGAACTATTATCCAAAATAGATTATCTAAAGAATTGAGAGATTATGAACAAGTGCATGTTTATTTAACGCCAGTAAATGAGACAGTTAAATATATGGTAAATTATCCATGTCTTGTTGTTACAGGTAAAGATGATGGAAAAATTAATAGTTTAAATATGAATGCACTAGAGAGTAGGAAAAATATTAAATTAGTACAAATTGATGAAGGAAATCATAGTCTTGAATGTTTAGATGTATTAAAAAGCATAGAAATGTTAAATACAATAATGAGGACATTAAAAAATTTCTTATTGCACATTTCAAAGAGTAAAATATGA
- a CDS encoding alpha/beta hydrolase gives MEGNIIRKIVNNNGTEIEYYVSNEVNEKSTLILSMGIWEPAIRALPLISRLTGRHCIALSYRGRGGSSTPKSGFDWSDHVSDLACVIGNEPINKPLFLGFSKGVSYMLGYLVANAEIANGIIIVDYPGIHSKLEKGAAKFWINMIYNGIKLDNYVTSDALEGIEKESTYKEFYNDLNNVKCPVWIFRGTDLESDIQSNLTAEDILKYEGSIKELEIINFNYSGHMIFDEELGKATKHIKDILKKIDIESR, from the coding sequence ATGGAAGGAAATATAATAAGAAAAATAGTAAATAATAATGGAACTGAAATTGAGTATTATGTAAGTAATGAAGTCAATGAGAAATCAACGTTAATATTATCAATGGGAATATGGGAACCTGCAATTAGAGCACTACCATTAATTTCGCGTCTTACTGGAAGACATTGTATTGCACTTAGTTATCGTGGACGTGGTGGGAGCAGTACACCAAAGTCAGGATTTGATTGGAGTGATCATGTGTCTGACCTTGCTTGTGTAATTGGAAATGAGCCAATTAATAAACCATTATTTTTAGGTTTTTCAAAAGGTGTTTCATATATGCTTGGCTATTTGGTAGCTAATGCAGAAATTGCTAATGGAATTATTATTGTTGATTATCCAGGTATTCATTCCAAATTAGAGAAAGGTGCCGCAAAATTTTGGATTAATATGATATACAATGGAATTAAGTTAGATAATTATGTTACTTCTGATGCATTAGAAGGAATAGAAAAGGAATCAACGTATAAAGAATTCTATAACGATTTAAATAATGTGAAATGTCCAGTATGGATATTCAGAGGAACAGATTTAGAATCTGATATCCAGTCCAATTTAACAGCTGAAGATATATTGAAATATGAAGGATCAATAAAAGAGTTGGAGATTATAAATTTTAATTATAGTGGACATATGATTTTTGATGAAGAATTAGGTAAGGCTACTAAGCATATTAAAGATATACTTAAAAAAATAGATATTGAATCAAGATAG
- a CDS encoding UDP-N-acetylglucosamine pyrophosphorylase — MGISVDELFTLRELDAQAIFGGVKHPWEVLTRINTFIFEYAKTLPNDFERIEEFIWVGKGTTIEKSVLIKGPAIIGYNCEIRHSAYIRENVIIGNNVVVGNSTEIKNSILFNKVQVPHYNYVSDSILGYKAHLGAGAITSNLKSNGTLVKVKYGTDIIETGLRKFGAILGDSAEVGCNTVLNPGTILGKSSIVYPLCSVRGYIPENSILKNSGEIIERKQS, encoded by the coding sequence ATGGGCATTTCCGTTGATGAACTTTTTACATTGAGAGAATTAGACGCACAAGCAATATTTGGAGGGGTTAAGCATCCTTGGGAAGTTCTTACAAGAATTAATACTTTCATTTTTGAGTATGCAAAAACTTTGCCAAATGATTTTGAAAGAATAGAGGAATTTATATGGGTTGGAAAAGGCACTACTATTGAAAAAAGTGTTCTGATAAAAGGTCCAGCGATTATCGGTTATAATTGCGAAATCAGGCATTCCGCTTACATTAGAGAAAATGTTATCATTGGTAATAATGTTGTCGTTGGAAACTCAACTGAAATTAAAAATTCAATTCTATTTAATAAAGTGCAGGTTCCGCATTATAATTATGTTAGTGATTCAATATTAGGTTATAAAGCCCATTTGGGGGCAGGTGCTATAACCTCTAATTTGAAGTCCAACGGAACTTTAGTAAAAGTAAAATATGGTACAGATATTATTGAAACTGGTTTAAGAAAATTTGGTGCAATATTAGGTGATTCAGCGGAAGTAGGATGTAATACAGTTTTAAACCCAGGGACAATATTAGGAAAAAGTAGTATTGTTTATCCATTATGTTCTGTGAGGGGTTATATTCCAGAGAATAGTATTTTGAAAAATAGTGGTGAAATTATAGAGAGAAAACAAAGTTAA
- a CDS encoding GNAT family N-acetyltransferase has protein sequence MNTKADILEIAKAQLMIDYNCQLSDFLKKENTIVENRLITGRRIYESDGCFFKAVCFGNIAIISASSQIMPWCQEELVRKNAAWLFEYPKLRVIDKKLQEFGHEIADVHHYYLPNSNVVEVKPITDVKWYEYEDIFQFKDDDRFQEAFAFDKNHPDMLAVAAVEENHIMGMAGASSDGETIWQIGIDVLPKYRGMGIGTNLVGLLKNEILKRGKIPFYGTVESHINSQNIAVNAGFFPAWAELYSKAMK, from the coding sequence ATGAATACAAAAGCTGATATTTTAGAAATTGCTAAAGCTCAATTGATGATAGATTATAATTGTCAGTTGTCTGATTTTTTGAAAAAAGAAAATACAATAGTTGAAAATAGACTTATTACAGGAAGGCGTATATATGAGAGCGATGGATGCTTTTTTAAAGCAGTTTGCTTTGGCAATATAGCAATTATCAGCGCATCATCCCAAATTATGCCCTGGTGTCAAGAAGAATTGGTGAGGAAAAATGCCGCATGGCTTTTTGAATATCCAAAGCTTCGAGTAATTGATAAAAAATTACAGGAATTTGGTCATGAAATTGCAGATGTTCATCATTATTATCTTCCGAATTCCAATGTAGTAGAGGTAAAGCCAATTACTGATGTAAAATGGTATGAGTATGAAGATATTTTTCAATTTAAAGATGATGATAGATTTCAAGAGGCTTTTGCCTTCGATAAAAATCACCCAGATATGCTTGCAGTTGCTGCCGTGGAAGAAAACCATATAATGGGTATGGCAGGAGCTAGTTCAGATGGTGAAACTATATGGCAGATAGGAATTGATGTTTTGCCCAAATACCGGGGGATGGGTATAGGAACAAACTTAGTTGGGCTTTTAAAAAATGAGATTTTAAAGCGAGGTAAAATACCATTCTATGGTACTGTGGAATCGCATATTAATTCGCAGAATATTGCTGTTAACGCTGGTTTTTTTCCGGCATGGGCTGAACTTTATTCAAAAGCAATGAAGTAG
- a CDS encoding GNAT family N-acetyltransferase has translation MAIRPITDNDLQAIAKIYTENWRTTYLGILPDSFLKSMTYEHSKEKWLSYIHTDKQGAFVAVDENDMIIGFAAYKPYADLKKCLLLDSLHILQSLQGGGLGKKLIFTIGKYAYNNGYEKMSICIVKENDRAEGIYTHLGAKLYKDFIDYFEGTPSNSSVLLWDDLNMVISKQQI, from the coding sequence ATGGCTATTAGACCAATAACAGACAATGATCTACAAGCTATTGCTAAAATATATACTGAAAATTGGAGGACAACTTATCTAGGCATTTTACCAGATTCTTTTTTGAAAAGCATGACATATGAACATTCAAAAGAAAAGTGGTTATCATATATTCATACAGATAAGCAAGGTGCCTTTGTTGCCGTAGACGAAAATGATATGATAATTGGCTTTGCAGCATACAAGCCATATGCTGATTTGAAGAAATGTCTGTTACTTGATTCGTTGCATATTTTGCAATCATTGCAAGGTGGTGGACTCGGGAAAAAATTGATTTTTACAATTGGTAAATATGCTTATAATAACGGATATGAAAAAATGTCCATCTGCATTGTAAAAGAAAATGATAGAGCAGAAGGAATATATACTCATTTAGGTGCAAAGCTCTATAAAGATTTTATTGACTATTTTGAAGGGACACCATCTAATTCATCGGTTTTGCTGTGGGATGATTTGAATATGGTTATTTCCAAGCAACAAATTTAA